A part of Variovorax sp. HW608 genomic DNA contains:
- a CDS encoding PQQ-dependent dehydrogenase, methanol/ethanol family codes for MTKTHATLALGALLCLGAAAAMAQPAKGSPEHIKAATQKVDGGFIRANAAKTPDWPSYGLDYAETRFSRLDQVNAANVKDLGLVWSYDLQSTRGVEATPLVVDGIMYVTASWSVVHAIDARTGKKLWTFDPKVDRSKGYQGCCDVVNRGVAIYQGKVYVGAYDGRLIALDAATGKVVWEKDTVIDHARSYTITGAPRVVKGKVLIGNGGAEYGVRGYITAYDAASGEQKWRWFVVPGDPSKPYEDASMAKAAKTWDPSNKYWESGGGGTPWDSLAYDPELNLLYVGTGNGSPWARSQRSPKGGDNLYLASIVALNPDTGKYVWHYQETPGDNWDYTSTQSMILADIKQGGKPRKVILHAPKNGFFFVVDRTNGKFISAKNFVDVNWATGYDKNGRPIEVAAAREGTKPNDSIPGPFGAHNWHPMSFNPQTGYAYLPAQHVPINLMDDKDWKFNENAPGRPHAALGWNTAKFANAEPPASKPMGRLVAWDPIAQKAAWSVDYVSPWNGGTLTTAGNLVFQGTADGRLIAYNAKTGEKLWETPTGTGVVAAPATYMVDGKQYVSVAVGWGGVYGLAQRATERQGPGTVYTFAIGGDAPKPEFVQYRMGKLVQGVKYDPAKVEAGTMLYVSNCVFCHGVPGVDRGGNIPNLGYMDPAFIENLDKSLFKGPAMERGMPDFTGKLTQEDVDKLKAFIQGTADAIRPK; via the coding sequence ATGACCAAGACTCACGCCACGCTGGCGCTGGGTGCGTTGCTGTGCCTGGGAGCCGCAGCAGCCATGGCCCAGCCCGCGAAGGGATCTCCCGAGCACATCAAGGCCGCGACGCAGAAGGTGGACGGCGGCTTCATCCGCGCCAACGCCGCGAAGACGCCCGACTGGCCCAGCTACGGGCTCGACTACGCGGAGACCCGCTTCAGCAGGCTCGACCAGGTCAACGCGGCCAATGTGAAGGACCTCGGCCTCGTGTGGTCCTACGACCTGCAATCGACGCGCGGCGTCGAGGCCACGCCGCTGGTGGTCGACGGCATCATGTACGTCACCGCGTCGTGGAGCGTGGTGCATGCGATCGACGCGCGTACCGGCAAGAAGCTCTGGACCTTCGATCCGAAGGTCGATCGCTCCAAGGGCTACCAGGGCTGCTGCGACGTGGTCAACCGCGGCGTGGCGATCTACCAGGGCAAGGTGTACGTCGGCGCCTACGACGGCCGCCTCATCGCGCTCGACGCGGCCACGGGCAAGGTCGTCTGGGAGAAGGACACCGTCATCGACCATGCGAGGTCGTACACCATCACCGGCGCGCCGCGCGTGGTCAAGGGCAAGGTGCTCATCGGCAACGGCGGCGCGGAGTACGGCGTGCGCGGCTACATCACTGCCTACGACGCGGCATCGGGCGAGCAGAAGTGGCGCTGGTTCGTCGTGCCCGGCGACCCGTCGAAGCCCTACGAAGATGCCTCGATGGCCAAGGCCGCCAAGACCTGGGACCCGAGCAACAAGTACTGGGAATCGGGGGGCGGCGGAACGCCATGGGATTCGCTTGCCTACGACCCAGAACTCAACCTGCTGTACGTCGGCACCGGCAACGGCTCGCCGTGGGCGCGAAGCCAGCGCAGCCCGAAGGGTGGCGACAACCTGTACCTCGCATCGATCGTCGCGCTCAACCCCGACACCGGCAAGTACGTGTGGCACTACCAGGAAACACCGGGCGACAACTGGGACTACACCTCGACCCAGTCGATGATCCTGGCCGACATCAAGCAGGGCGGCAAGCCGCGCAAGGTGATCCTCCATGCGCCGAAGAACGGCTTCTTCTTCGTCGTCGACCGGACCAACGGCAAGTTCATCTCGGCCAAGAACTTCGTCGACGTGAACTGGGCGACGGGCTATGACAAGAACGGTCGGCCGATCGAGGTCGCCGCGGCGCGCGAGGGCACCAAGCCCAACGACAGCATTCCCGGCCCGTTCGGCGCGCACAACTGGCATCCGATGTCCTTCAACCCGCAGACCGGGTACGCCTACCTGCCGGCGCAGCATGTGCCGATCAACCTCATGGACGACAAGGACTGGAAGTTCAACGAGAACGCGCCCGGCCGGCCGCACGCGGCGCTGGGCTGGAACACCGCCAAGTTCGCCAATGCCGAGCCGCCCGCGAGCAAGCCGATGGGCCGGCTCGTCGCCTGGGACCCGATCGCGCAGAAGGCGGCATGGAGCGTCGACTACGTGTCGCCGTGGAACGGCGGCACGCTCACCACGGCGGGCAATCTCGTGTTCCAGGGCACGGCGGACGGCCGCTTGATTGCCTACAACGCGAAGACCGGCGAGAAGCTGTGGGAAACGCCGACCGGCACCGGCGTCGTCGCCGCGCCCGCCACCTACATGGTCGATGGCAAGCAGTACGTCTCGGTCGCCGTGGGCTGGGGCGGCGTCTATGGCCTGGCGCAGCGCGCCACCGAGCGGCAGGGCCCGGGCACCGTCTACACCTTCGCGATCGGCGGCGACGCGCCGAAGCCGGAGTTCGTGCAGTACCGCATGGGCAAGCTGGTGCAGGGCGTGAAGTACGACCCCGCCAAGGTCGAGGCCGGCACGATGCTCTACGTGAGCAACTGCGTCTTCTGCCATGGCGTGCCCGGCGTCGACCGCGGCGGCAACATCCCGAACCTCGGCTACATGGACCCGGCCTTCATCGAGAACCTCGACAAGTCGCTCTTCAAGGGTCCGGCGATGGAGCGCGGCATGCCGGACTTCACGGGCAAGCTCACGCAGGAAGACGTGGACAAGCTCAAGGCCTTCATCCAAGGGACTGCGGACGCGATTCGGCCGAAATAG
- a CDS encoding helix-turn-helix domain-containing protein, which yields MSTRNPAGGPRQLFARSPAERVALARQQFFEEGVRPSGLVGEAVIQSWMRCTRIHADRRRVIAFDAVTPSRLHATMGRNRELLDAARQELVGMESSLAGTDCRVLLTDAQGVIVHVTQHPTTAQQPILRQTARIGVNIAESVVGTTAPGIVAATGHACTVDGAEHYFEYLRHMQCAAAPIRDVRGQLAGVLDLTVEARRFGFDAASMVALYATTIENRLLLAQSRDRLVLRFQASPALLGTPLEALAGIAPDGTVDWLNAAGARLIGGVPEAGPCDVEMLFGLDLAALLRLTRTAAARPVRLASGLGVWLQARLQGHDGVDFGHAVGTVLAQAPDPQATPAPPEQPADAPPSTTGDPRDGTLRGHSRKLIEETLALHGGNISHAARQLRVSRGTLYRHLRNWRG from the coding sequence ATGTCGACGCGCAACCCGGCGGGGGGTCCCCGGCAGCTTTTCGCGCGCTCGCCGGCGGAGCGCGTGGCGCTGGCGAGGCAGCAGTTCTTCGAGGAGGGCGTGCGTCCTTCGGGGCTCGTGGGCGAAGCGGTCATCCAGTCGTGGATGCGCTGCACCCGCATCCACGCCGACCGGCGCCGCGTGATCGCCTTCGATGCCGTGACGCCGAGCCGGCTGCATGCCACGATGGGCCGCAACCGCGAACTGCTCGATGCCGCACGGCAGGAACTCGTCGGCATGGAAAGCTCGCTCGCCGGCACCGACTGCCGCGTGCTGCTGACCGACGCGCAGGGCGTGATCGTGCACGTCACGCAGCATCCGACGACGGCGCAGCAGCCGATCCTGCGCCAGACCGCGCGCATCGGCGTCAACATCGCCGAGAGCGTGGTGGGCACCACCGCGCCCGGCATCGTCGCGGCCACCGGGCATGCCTGCACCGTCGATGGCGCCGAGCACTATTTCGAGTACCTGCGCCACATGCAATGCGCGGCCGCGCCGATCCGCGATGTGCGCGGGCAACTCGCGGGCGTGCTCGACCTCACGGTGGAGGCGCGCCGCTTCGGCTTCGATGCGGCATCGATGGTCGCGCTCTATGCGACCACGATCGAGAACCGGCTGCTGCTCGCGCAGTCGCGCGACCGGCTGGTGCTGCGCTTCCAGGCCAGCCCCGCCCTGCTCGGAACGCCGCTCGAAGCGCTCGCGGGCATCGCGCCGGACGGCACCGTGGACTGGCTCAACGCGGCGGGGGCGCGCCTGATCGGCGGCGTGCCGGAGGCGGGCCCGTGCGACGTCGAGATGCTGTTCGGCCTCGACCTCGCGGCGCTGCTGCGGCTGACGCGCACGGCTGCGGCGCGGCCGGTGCGCCTCGCGAGCGGGCTCGGCGTGTGGCTGCAGGCGCGGCTGCAGGGGCACGACGGCGTGGACTTCGGGCATGCGGTCGGCACCGTTCTCGCGCAGGCGCCGGATCCGCAGGCCACGCCTGCGCCGCCAGAGCAGCCCGCCGATGCGCCGCCATCGACGACCGGCGACCCGCGCGACGGCACGCTGCGCGGCCACAGCCGCAAGCTGATCGAGGAAACCCTGGCGCTGCACGGCGGCAACATCTCGCATGCCGCGCGGCAGTTGCGCGTGTCGCGCGGCACGCTGTATCGCCACCTCAGGAACTGGCGCGGCTAG
- a CDS encoding ROK family protein, producing the protein MKTKGDQQLVKRINRSVLLRLVRAQPGLSRARLAAQSGLTKSTVSLLVRELLGDGWLDEAGASVADGMGRPSTPLHISVGVRALIGVEINIGIVRVVCVSLQGDVLHADAEALDDHAPPVVCAQVARRVAAAHRHLLASGLRLSGIGVGVPGTVDDATGVIRFAPNLGWRNVNLLPGLTDALAGEGVPADIDLQLQNDADAAALGEFEFSDGEGEDPLIFVSCDVGVGAGIVLNDRLFTGARGMAGEIGHTVLQIDGPRCSCGRLGCAEAFISSRVLEQAGGDTSRAARYLGMLLQNLWVTFEPRAIVVGGKSCEAHPEFLRGAIDTVARYAQSAGLAPPVIRAPRYGAWTPAVGAAALALHEYLRPLRSNADARRERSASAESPA; encoded by the coding sequence ATGAAGACCAAGGGCGACCAGCAACTGGTCAAGCGCATCAACCGCAGCGTGCTGCTGCGCCTGGTGCGCGCGCAGCCGGGCCTGTCGCGTGCGCGGCTGGCGGCGCAAAGCGGCCTCACCAAATCCACCGTGAGCCTGCTGGTGCGCGAGCTGCTGGGCGACGGCTGGCTCGACGAGGCCGGCGCTTCGGTCGCCGACGGCATGGGGCGGCCCTCGACGCCGCTGCACATCAGCGTCGGCGTGCGTGCGCTGATCGGCGTGGAGATCAACATCGGGATCGTGCGCGTGGTGTGCGTATCGCTGCAGGGCGATGTGCTCCATGCCGATGCAGAGGCGCTCGACGACCACGCACCGCCGGTGGTGTGCGCGCAGGTCGCGCGCAGGGTGGCGGCGGCGCATCGGCATCTGCTCGCGTCGGGGCTGCGGCTGTCGGGAATCGGTGTCGGCGTTCCCGGCACGGTGGACGACGCGACCGGTGTGATCCGCTTCGCGCCCAACCTCGGCTGGCGCAACGTCAACCTGCTGCCCGGGCTCACCGATGCGCTCGCGGGCGAAGGCGTTCCGGCGGACATCGACCTGCAATTGCAGAACGACGCCGATGCCGCCGCGCTCGGCGAATTCGAGTTCTCGGACGGGGAGGGCGAGGACCCGCTGATCTTCGTGAGCTGCGACGTCGGCGTCGGCGCCGGCATCGTGCTCAACGACCGGCTCTTCACCGGCGCGCGGGGCATGGCCGGAGAGATCGGCCACACGGTGCTGCAGATCGACGGACCGCGATGCTCGTGCGGCCGGCTGGGTTGCGCCGAAGCCTTCATCAGTTCGCGCGTGCTGGAGCAGGCCGGCGGCGACACCAGCCGCGCCGCGCGCTACCTCGGCATGCTGCTGCAGAACCTGTGGGTGACCTTCGAGCCGCGCGCGATCGTGGTCGGCGGCAAGTCGTGCGAAGCCCATCCGGAGTTCCTGCGCGGCGCGATCGACACCGTGGCGCGCTATGCGCAAAGCGCGGGCCTTGCGCCACCGGTGATCCGTGCGCCGCGCTACGGCGCCTGGACGCCAGCGGTCGGCGCCGCCGCGCTGGCGCTGCACGAATACCTGCGGCCCCTGCGCTCGAACGCGGACGCGCGGCGCGAACGCAGCGCGTCCGCCGAATCGCCGGCCTGA
- a CDS encoding ATP-binding cassette domain-containing protein — MSAPLVELRNIRKAFGGVKAVDDVSVNLYPGEVVALLGHNGAGKSTLMKMLAGAYPIDSGDTLIAGEKVHIRTPSEAQAQGIETIYQTLALADNLDSVANLFLGREKLTPWRTLDDHFMEGQARKVFQRLNKNFTNIRVPVRRLSGGQRQVVAISRALYFNARILIMDEPCAALGPEETAMVGALVKQLKADGVGIFLITHDMPDVFGLSDRLAVMKNGKLVGTYRTADVNEDEVLGMIIAGKRPEGKAQAEHAT; from the coding sequence ATGAGCGCGCCGCTCGTCGAACTGCGCAACATCCGCAAGGCCTTCGGTGGCGTGAAGGCGGTGGACGATGTCAGCGTGAATCTCTATCCCGGCGAAGTGGTCGCGCTGCTCGGGCACAACGGCGCGGGCAAGTCCACGCTGATGAAGATGCTCGCGGGCGCCTACCCCATCGATTCGGGCGACACGCTGATCGCGGGCGAGAAGGTCCATATCCGGACCCCGTCCGAAGCGCAGGCGCAGGGCATCGAGACCATCTACCAGACGCTCGCGCTCGCCGACAACCTCGATTCGGTGGCGAACCTCTTCCTCGGCCGCGAGAAGCTCACGCCCTGGCGCACGCTCGACGACCACTTCATGGAAGGGCAGGCGCGCAAGGTCTTCCAGCGCCTCAACAAGAACTTCACCAACATCCGCGTGCCGGTGCGGCGGCTCTCGGGCGGGCAGCGGCAGGTGGTCGCGATCTCGCGCGCGCTCTACTTCAACGCCCGCATCCTGATCATGGACGAGCCCTGCGCGGCGCTCGGTCCCGAGGAGACGGCGATGGTCGGCGCGCTGGTCAAGCAGCTCAAGGCCGATGGCGTCGGCATCTTCCTGATCACGCACGACATGCCCGACGTGTTCGGATTGAGCGACCGGCTCGCGGTGATGAAGAACGGCAAGCTGGTCGGCACCTACCGCACCGCGGACGTCAACGAGGACGAAGTGCTGGGAATGATCATTGCGGGCAAGCGCCCCGAGGGCAAGGCGCAGGCCGAGCACGCGACATGA
- a CDS encoding sugar ABC transporter permease, whose amino-acid sequence MASSQGWWRRTGVDLRLLLMGVLLVAMAVVFHVMSGGVFLSPENLYNIAQQTAVVGIVSTVMVLIIVARHIDLSVGSVMGFVGVLVAYLQYTSGWSWPAASLAGLAVALLVSLYQGGLTAVLGVPSFVVTLGGLMSFRGAAFLVADGKTQPVNDEFFQRLGGGYDGGIGTSASWALAALVAIVLFVRMLQKRRARQRHEMPVEPLWIELLLTAVPAVIVFAFAATMNSYQIASKAEPQGMPIPVLIWAAVAVTLSFIVHRTRFGRYVFAMGGNPDAAALVGIPVKRVTLLLFALLAVLVTIAAIVSIARLNAGTNSLGTGMELYVIAAAVIGGTALAGGSGSILGSVLGALIMQSLDSGMLLLDVAIGKRMVIIGQVLIVAVVFDVLYRKRFGETS is encoded by the coding sequence ATGGCCTCTTCTCAGGGATGGTGGCGCCGGACCGGCGTCGATCTACGGCTGCTGCTCATGGGCGTGCTGCTGGTGGCGATGGCGGTCGTGTTCCACGTGATGTCGGGCGGCGTGTTCCTGTCGCCCGAGAACCTCTACAACATCGCGCAGCAGACCGCGGTGGTCGGCATCGTGTCCACGGTGATGGTGCTGATCATCGTGGCCCGCCACATCGACCTGTCGGTCGGTTCGGTGATGGGCTTCGTCGGCGTGCTGGTCGCCTACCTGCAGTACACCTCCGGCTGGTCGTGGCCGGCCGCGAGCCTCGCGGGGCTGGCGGTGGCGCTCTTGGTGTCGCTCTACCAGGGCGGGCTCACCGCGGTGCTCGGCGTGCCGTCGTTCGTGGTCACGCTCGGCGGGCTGATGTCGTTTCGCGGCGCGGCCTTCCTCGTGGCCGACGGCAAGACGCAGCCGGTCAACGACGAGTTCTTCCAGCGCCTGGGCGGCGGCTACGACGGCGGCATCGGCACCAGCGCGAGCTGGGCGCTCGCGGCGCTCGTCGCCATCGTGCTCTTCGTGCGCATGCTGCAGAAGCGCCGTGCGCGGCAGCGGCACGAGATGCCGGTGGAGCCGCTGTGGATCGAGCTGTTGCTCACCGCGGTGCCGGCCGTGATCGTGTTCGCCTTCGCGGCAACGATGAACAGCTACCAGATCGCCTCCAAGGCCGAGCCGCAGGGCATGCCGATCCCGGTGCTGATCTGGGCCGCGGTCGCGGTCACGCTGTCGTTCATCGTGCACCGCACGCGCTTCGGGCGCTATGTGTTCGCGATGGGCGGCAACCCGGATGCGGCCGCCCTGGTGGGTATTCCGGTCAAGCGCGTGACGCTGCTGCTGTTCGCGCTGCTCGCGGTGCTGGTGACCATCGCGGCCATCGTCTCCATCGCGCGGCTCAATGCAGGCACCAATTCGCTCGGCACCGGCATGGAGCTCTACGTGATCGCAGCGGCGGTGATCGGCGGCACCGCGCTGGCGGGCGGCAGCGGGTCGATCCTCGGCTCGGTGCTGGGCGCGCTCATCATGCAGTCGCTCGACAGCGGCATGCTGCTGCTCGACGTGGCGATCGGCAAGCGCATGGTCATCATCGGGCAGGTGCTGATCGTGGCGGTCGTCTTTGACGTGCTCTATCGCAAACGCTTCGGAGAAACATCATGA
- the xylF gene encoding D-xylose ABC transporter substrate-binding protein, with protein MKLARTLTSLAFGLTAIGACAQTVVGVSWSNFQEERWKTDEAAMKAQLEKLGAKYISADAGGSPEKQLGDIDGLMSKGAKALIVLAMDKDAILPAVNKALKQKVPVVAYDRLIETPGIFYITFDNVEVGRMEARAVFKAQPKGNYVMIKGSPTDPNANFLRAGQQEVIDAAVKKGDIKIVGDEYTDGWKPEVAQKNMEQILTKVGNKVDAVVAANDGTAGGVVAALSAKGIRGIPVSGQDADHAALNRIALGTQTVSVWKDSRELGREAASAAVALSQGKPVEKAAEWSGGEKKIALSSRLLTPVPITRDNLDVVVKAGWIKKDDLCKGVQADKAPAACK; from the coding sequence ATGAAGCTTGCCCGTACCCTGACCTCCCTCGCCTTCGGACTGACCGCCATCGGGGCCTGTGCCCAGACCGTGGTGGGCGTGAGCTGGTCCAACTTCCAGGAGGAGCGCTGGAAGACCGACGAGGCCGCGATGAAGGCCCAGCTCGAGAAGCTCGGCGCGAAGTACATCAGCGCCGACGCCGGCGGCTCGCCCGAAAAGCAGCTCGGCGACATCGACGGCCTGATGTCGAAGGGCGCCAAGGCGCTGATCGTGCTGGCGATGGACAAGGACGCGATCCTCCCGGCCGTCAACAAGGCGCTCAAGCAGAAGGTGCCGGTGGTGGCCTATGACCGGCTGATCGAAACGCCCGGGATCTTCTACATCACCTTCGACAACGTCGAGGTCGGCCGGATGGAGGCGCGCGCCGTCTTCAAGGCCCAGCCCAAGGGCAACTACGTGATGATCAAGGGCTCGCCGACCGACCCGAACGCCAACTTCCTGCGCGCCGGCCAGCAGGAGGTGATCGACGCGGCGGTCAAGAAGGGCGACATCAAGATCGTCGGCGATGAATACACCGACGGCTGGAAGCCCGAGGTCGCGCAGAAGAACATGGAGCAGATCCTCACCAAGGTCGGCAACAAGGTCGACGCGGTGGTGGCGGCCAACGACGGCACGGCCGGCGGCGTGGTGGCGGCGCTCTCGGCCAAGGGCATCCGCGGCATTCCGGTGTCGGGCCAGGATGCGGACCACGCGGCGCTCAACCGCATCGCGCTCGGTACGCAGACCGTCTCGGTGTGGAAGGACTCGCGCGAGCTTGGCCGCGAGGCCGCGAGCGCAGCGGTTGCGCTTTCGCAGGGCAAGCCGGTGGAGAAGGCGGCCGAGTGGAGTGGCGGCGAGAAGAAGATCGCGCTCTCCTCGCGCCTGCTGACGCCGGTGCCGATCACCCGCGACAACCTCGATGTCGTCGTCAAGGCCGGCTGGATCAAGAAGGACGACCTCTGCAAGGGTGTCCAGGCCGACAAGGCGCCCGCAGCCTGCAAGTAA
- a CDS encoding Bug family tripartite tricarboxylate transporter substrate binding protein — translation MSHPLPLRRRTALNLAALAAFTLVAGSAAAEAAWPTKPVRIVVPFAPGGTTDILARAVAPELSKAFGQPFIVDNRAGAGGNVGAEIVARSPNDGYTLLMGTVGTHGINRALYPKLPYDPIKDFAPITLVAAVPNVMEMNVDKAKALGINSVADFVKYAKANPGKLNMASSGSGTSIHLAGELFKSMTGSYMTHIPYRGSGPALMDMVAGNADVMFDNLPSSMQQIKGGKLKALAVTSAKRSPALPDVPTVEEVGGPLLKGYEASSWFGLLAPAGTSPDIINRIQQEVAKSLSTPAIKEKMEAQGAIPSGNTPAEFAKFIASEHEKWAKVVKASGAKVD, via the coding sequence ATGTCCCATCCCCTTCCGCTGCGCCGCCGCACCGCGTTGAACCTCGCCGCACTGGCGGCCTTCACCCTCGTTGCGGGCTCCGCCGCGGCTGAGGCCGCCTGGCCGACCAAGCCGGTGCGCATCGTGGTGCCTTTCGCGCCCGGCGGCACCACCGACATCCTCGCGCGGGCGGTCGCACCCGAGCTTTCGAAGGCCTTCGGCCAGCCGTTCATCGTCGACAACCGCGCGGGCGCGGGCGGCAATGTCGGCGCGGAAATCGTCGCGAGGTCGCCGAACGACGGCTACACGCTGCTCATGGGCACGGTGGGCACGCACGGCATCAACCGCGCGCTCTACCCCAAGCTGCCCTACGACCCGATCAAGGACTTCGCGCCGATCACGCTCGTCGCCGCGGTGCCGAACGTGATGGAGATGAACGTCGACAAGGCGAAGGCGCTGGGCATCAACAGCGTGGCCGACTTCGTGAAGTACGCCAAGGCCAACCCGGGCAAGCTCAACATGGCGTCGAGCGGCAGCGGCACCTCGATCCATCTGGCAGGCGAGCTGTTCAAGAGCATGACCGGCAGCTACATGACCCACATCCCGTATCGCGGCTCCGGCCCGGCGCTGATGGACATGGTGGCCGGCAATGCGGACGTGATGTTCGACAACCTGCCCTCGTCGATGCAGCAGATCAAGGGCGGCAAGCTGAAGGCCCTGGCCGTCACCAGCGCCAAGCGCTCGCCGGCCCTGCCCGACGTGCCGACCGTCGAAGAGGTCGGCGGCCCGCTGCTCAAGGGCTACGAAGCCAGCTCATGGTTCGGCCTCTTGGCGCCCGCGGGCACCTCGCCGGACATCATCAATCGCATCCAGCAGGAAGTCGCCAAATCGCTGTCGACCCCCGCGATCAAGGAAAAGATGGAAGCCCAGGGCGCGATCCCGAGCGGCAACACCCCCGCCGAGTTCGCCAAGTTCATCGCGAGCGAACACGAGAAGTGGGCAAAGGTCGTGAAAGCCTCGGGCGCAAAGGTCGACTAG
- a CDS encoding DUF1840 domain-containing protein: MLYRFHSRATPPFVMLEVHARQLFDIIGKAPAPKGIITIDQMPAAIAALEAAMQREARNVHNDDDYAVEGHDNEAEKQHIGIRQRGAPLLHMLKDSLADKKDVTWDV, encoded by the coding sequence ATGCTGTATCGATTCCACTCCCGTGCGACGCCGCCCTTCGTGATGCTCGAAGTTCACGCGCGCCAGCTGTTCGACATCATCGGCAAGGCGCCTGCGCCCAAAGGCATCATCACCATCGATCAGATGCCCGCGGCCATCGCGGCGCTAGAGGCCGCGATGCAGCGCGAGGCGCGCAACGTGCACAACGACGACGATTACGCGGTCGAAGGGCATGACAACGAAGCCGAGAAGCAGCACATCGGCATCCGCCAGCGTGGCGCGCCGCTGCTGCACATGCTCAAGGACTCCCTGGCCGACAAAAAAGACGTCACCTGGGATGTTTAG